The DNA segment TTTGAGGTTTGTTAGCACCTTGAGTTAATCTAAATTTGATAAGAAAATTGGTATGGATCAATGTGATGGTTTTCAAAGGTTTTAAGTTCAAATAAAGTGGTTTTGACAtgtgaattttgatataagagttAGGAAGGAAAATCAGAAGTTTAGGGGTTAGTTATTTGTTCATTTAGAAttggttttgatgttgaaatggGAGAATACGATATAAGAGTGTTTAGTGGTTTATGGGTAGAGTTTAGCTTGGTTAGAACTAGTTTTTTAGGGTTTGGACTAGTGAGAATTTGTATTCTAGGTTCTGTGTCTAAATGGTCAATTTGGAGGGTCTTGGTAAGTCATTTGTGACTTGTTCAGACCCTTAAGTTGTTATGAGCTAGAACTGGTGGAGTTTAATTTAGGTTTCTAAAGTGAGGTTTTGGTTATTTTTCGATTGGAATCTTGTGACAAAATAGTTTAAAACTAGTTTAGGTTAGTTTAGATACATTTGGTTAAGTCAATTTTAGTTTAGAATTCAatttaggagtgttagaagttgggaaaatgCATATAATAGGTCATGAGTGGCTGAAGGGTGCAAATTATGCAGTTTTAGTGTTGCATAATTATACAGTCTCACTGAGCGAGTGTAGCCGCTGAGCGAGTAGACTATGTCTAGCTGAGCAAGTGTAATCGTTGGGCGAGCAAAACTCATTGTTTCTCTATTCGCATAGTCAGTTTAGGGCACTGAGCGACCAATCCAGAAcatgttttgattctttctttctttgttttttggTAACTTTGAACTATGATAGTACTTTGGTGATAGAGTAGaaatatctattaaattatgTGATGGTTTATTCTTGAGGTTATATATGTATTTGaagtatggttgatggacgtaattccatgactcgtggagaggttacatggtggtgccttgtattgttgatgtatgaatgtatggagctttgaaccGGTAGTTTATTctgacactctaatggtcattcattctcaagtagaaaGGGGTGAGTCATGCCGTGAGAGTAGCGGAAGGTTCTTATTTATAGACTTTGATCATGATCATAGTCAACTGAAATAGACTAACCTTGTATGGTAGTTTAGATTGAACCAATTGCATTACCACTACAAGTACACAGACTACTAATAGTTCAACATTCATACTGAATCCAGATAGTCTCGTCTAGGTTTTGACATGTTTAAgatgattaaattgttatgttTGATTTATGTTTAATGTTTGAATTGTTAAGGTAATATATGAATTGTTTTTGTATCTCTAACTTACCTTTTTTTATTGTGCTTTGTTTGTATGTTCTTATGCTTCTTTTTTAACTATGATCATATGATGAGTGTGAACAAAAGACGATGAGATGTCTGTAGAACAAACTCTCGAGGAAGGACTATCTGATGTGTAGTCTTCTTAAATTTCCATAGatgtatataattttgatttagctgattatataaaatttgtttttatggtTATCAGAGATGACtgtaattaaactttatattttcacATGTCAACTGATTTATAATATTGACTATGTGATACTTCCTTATAGTTTAATACTATAAGTTTTGAGATATTACATTTTGCACTTTGTTAAGCTAATCCGCCACATGTGTAAAAGTCTTTAAATGTCTCAGGTTTTCGACTTTCAAAccaattttaaacaatttctaAACAATTTCAAACCACATATCatctaaaatctaaataaatcataaaattgtaCAAGCAAAAACAACCACTTACCTCAACAACGAAGAACAAGTGAGTAGGGTGCAACGACAGTGAGCAGAGAGGGACAGTGGAGTGAAAATCAAAACAATGGAATGCAATCAGATGAAGATCTGcaagagagatgaaggagaaaaaaattcGGAGGGACAACAATGATGATCAAGAGAAGGGAGAAGAACGCAGTTGCGCAAACATAAAGGGTGCAGGGTAAGGTTTCAACTCTGGGtacaaaaagagaaaagttaaaattagttagagttaatttttttttttcagagaaTAGTTGTGgcattgtaaaaaaatttagaagtgCAGAGAGAAATCTTTGGAAGTGTAGGGAGAAGCTTTCTCACATGAATTGTAATTCAAAACAAGTGTATCATAATTCCAAAACAAACTTGTTAGAGTACATGTAATACCTCCCAGTACAAATTTTCTGAAACAAATTTTTCAGAACACATGTAATATTTTGGAACAAATTTTTCAGAACAAGCTTTTTTCCAGAAcaatttctctcttctttttcttcttctgcagTGGATATCACAGGTGCAACATTGATAACACAGCCACAACAATAATGACAATGATGGCAACAGTGGCGATAATGACAACAATGACATGATGCAATAAGAAAagatattttagtctttttctcagtacaaagaagaaaaagtcatATCAAGGTGTCTAACCCAATCTCACCTATTTCATCTCTCTCCCTCCTTCCCTGCCCCTTTACTAAATCACCCAAATCAAACAAGTTGTAAAAGAGCAATATGAATTTCCCAAACAGCCTAAGAGAAGTACTCTTAACTTGTATATTAATGAATTACTTTGCTTAGAGAAGACTGACGGAGCACTTATTTACACAACATTAACAAGTATTccatatttaacttaaaaaatgatACGAAGTTATGAACAACGCTTCATTTCATGGAATACTCCTCACCCGCTCCACCGAAAAAGTAGCACAACCTTCACTGTAATTCAGGAGCCTAATAAAACTAATTacattgcatatatatatatatttaaaataaataataattacaacaTAATAGAAACAGGTGAGCACGGTACCAGAACCAGCACGGGCACCGCAACAACTTCTACCTTCCTAATTCTTGTTAGAAGCTCCTCAATGAGGGGAAAGAAAGAGATATTATAATTGCCTAGTGTTAGGCCAAATGCGCAAATACTTCCTCATGTCATTCATCATCTGATAAACAGACTACATCAGATGATGTAGCTGGATGAGCTGAGGTTGCTGGCGTTGTACTACTTTTGTCACATTTAGAAAGGTTCATCGTAGGCAAATCTGGCATATGTGGCCGAACATTTGGCCAATATATGCCGTGTTGACTGTTAGGATCAGTGTGAGGATTAATGGCAGGTAAAGTGGGTGGCCAAAGCCCCCCGTGTAGAACAGATGGAAGGGTTGCCAGCGCTGGCCAGGGTGTCTGGTAAGAAAACGGGGGGGAAGTTACAGGAATATTACCGGGTGCAGGCTGACTTGATCTCCCACGCAGAACTGTACAGAAAGTGGAGGCTGGGACAGACGTTGGTGTTCTATAAGGGTGGAGATGTGGTGCAGGGGCACGTATCTCCCCACCAGTTTGAACATTTCCCAAGAGTGAAGAGAGGGGGTTGATACGTGGTAGTCTTGAAGAAGTAACGGAGAATGTTCCGGGCGTACTGTACGTGGCTTGTATTGGTGGTACCGTAGTCTGTGAGGTAGTTGTAGCATAGGAACTCTGCAAGCTGGCTGCAGAATACTCCCGAGAAGATGGTCCGACAACCACATTGAACGCAGTGGCATTTTGTGGACTTGCAACCTGAAATAATTGCTGAACAGAACTTGCATCTGACATTAAATATAACATGTGGTTAGAAGAGACAAACAAAAGTTGGGGTAGATGGGTGCACATGAGGTGGATGCCCCTGCGCAACAGATAGAGACGTGCATAAAAATGGCATATTTAACAAAGTAAAACCTTTCCCTGATGTTTACATAAAACTAAACCATCCTTAACTGCACTTGGCAAATGCACTGGTAGTTTTTTCCTCtgtataaagaagaaaacagaaaacgCCAGCGGTGTTTGAGATATTGATTCCAAAGGCCCCACAAAGCCCAGTAAAAGGAAAAGCCCACAGTCCATTAACATTTGTGcagattcattttttttttccattcgGGAGTTAAATTACAAAAGTACATTAACAGTGGAAGAAACACAAGACTTTCATGTTAAGTCTAAGCAAATATGTTCACCGTAACAGcagtttaaatatgtttggaaGCAGCAGATATACTAAAAGCAGATATACTAAAAGCAGAACAATAAAGGGCATAGAAATTTCCACAATCACTAGAGTGAGTATAACTAGAAATATACCTTTGTGCATGTTTGGTGCACCAGGTAGTGTAAAATCCATGGATTTAACCCTACAAGCCTCAGCCAATTTCATATTTACATTAACTATGCTATGTTGTTTGTCCAGGTCCTTCCTTACTTTCTGTACTTCAGCTTCATTCTCCTTGTGTTTAATGTCAAACTTCTTGTAAAGTTCCTCGAGTTCCTTCTCAAAATCCTGTCTCAACTTCAATTTCTGCTCCaacaagtaaaataatatagttattgtAAGAGAAAAGATTAAGGATATATAATCTAAGAATCATCATAGCAACAGTAAACCAAAAGCTAACCCTTTCTTCAAAGTCTTTCTTATTATCCTCCGCCAGTTGATGTAGTCTTGTCATTTCACAGTTAAACGGATCAAGAGCTAAACGTTGAATAATCCTGGAATCTGATTGGCTTGCAGGTTGTATAGGATGATTATTAATCTCTGTGAGAGTTGACTGGTTTCTTGTGTTTGAAGACTGTTGTCTAACTCCAGCAAGCTCTTGCGAAACCAAGTTCGTATTTGAGGCTGGATCCAATTCCACATTTGAGGCGCATTGCACAACATCGTGATCTTGAATCTCAATTGATGTCTCGGGAATGTGGTTGGGAAAATCCTTTTCAATGGATGGCTGGTTTTCAGTTCCAGTCACTGTAGGCAAGATAGACAGGTCTCCATCATTGGAAGAAAGGACATTTGCAGAAGGTAACTGACCCTCCTTCTCGGGTGGTTCCCTGACCAGTGAATTATCTGTAGATACGTTAGCTGGTACAGTATCAACAGAACTTGATACCAAACTGTTCTGCATTTCTATTGTAGTATTCTGGTCAGGTTGAGACTCTAAGGATGATAATGGTTGCACTTCTTCAAGAGGCTCCATGAGATCATCAACTGATAAAGATACTGGAGTCTCCTGGGACAAACTGTTACCATTCATGGTTCTACACACTCCTTCCTGCTGGTCTGAATTTGAGGGATGTTGCACACGAGTTTGATTTTGAATCTCAATTAATGTTCCAGGAACATGGCCGATGAGATCATCTTCATTGTGTGGCTGATCTTCAGTTCTGGTCACCAAAGGCAAGTTGGATAGGTCCCAGTTGGAAGAGAAGAAACCCACAGAAGGAAATTGCCCCTCCTGTGGAGGCTCCATGACCAGTGAATCATTAATGGATTGATTAGCTTGtacaacatcaacaacagtAGATACTACATAGTTCCGTGTTTCTCTAGAAGTATCCAGATCAGGAGGAGACTCCACAAATGATAAAGATGGCACTTGTTCTAGAGACTCCATAACATCAACAGGTCTAGATACTGGAGTCTCCTGGTACGAACTGTTTTCAGTCATGGTTGTACATACTCCTTCCTGCTGGTCCAATGTGGCACTTCTATCCACGTTGTTTGTCAATTGGAATTCAACCTCTCCAAGGCTATTTTCTGGCATCAAGACAGAAACGTGTTCATCAGGTAGGTTCTTGTTATTGCTTGGGCTTGTAGTACAAGTCTTTGATGACAAACTGCCATCAAATACTGGATCTCCATTAACTAATTGATCCATGGATGAAGAATTATGAGGAATTACATTGTCAGGGTAATTGACAGCGTCAGGCATCCAACTAGCTTCCTCCTCATCTAATACATTTACAATGGCCCTCTCATTAGTTTCTGGCACTCCAACTGGAATTTGTCTAATAGGTATGCTTGATGAGACTCCATCAAGATTTTGTTTCTCTATAGAAGTTTGATTTGAAAGAATAGAATTAGCATCAGAGCTATTATTACTGGAACTATCCTCTCCATATGGTTTTGGCAACACACTATCAAAAACTGAGTCATTTACTGCACCAGATATTTGCTCAGTGGATGAAGTCAAATTGACAGCCTCATGTATTCCCACATGTGCATCTCTATGTAATATTATGGTCCTATCAGCATTTCTCTCATCAACCAAAGGagaattaagaataaaattatctgAACCACCACCATCAAGGGAAAAATTTTCACAATCTAGAGTGTGCTTGCCATTTTCATTATGGACACAATCTTGAGGTGATTTTGAATTCCAGGAGGAAATTCTTTCATCACACAAAGATGAGTTCATAATGTCAGCATTCTTTGAACCATAATTGTTATCAGCGTCATGAATTTGTGCAGTATTCTCACAATATGGTGTGCACATGGTATTTACACTTGGAATATGTTCTTCGGATGACTGAGAATTCAATAAGGCCATATTTTTTGCACCATCATTGGAACCATTACCATCAACTTCTATTGATGATCCACACACAGGCTTGATCTGTATAGTCCCATTTAGTTCCCTTTGCCTAGAAGAAGGAATTTCAACAAGATCATTCTCAGAACTGCTGGTGTTACAGACTGAAGGAGCCACCTCTGCACTAAGAACATCTAGTGTTTCCCCGTGACATATGTCTTCATTATATGAAGCAAGAACCTGTATTACAGCATCCTGCCTAGAATCATTATGAGATTcatgattaaaatttacataCTCTTCCCTTTCTGGCACTCTAATAGCTCTATCAGAACGTTGCTCTCTGGATTTGGAATGTTTAGATATAACATTTCCATGACTTTCATATACATTTTCAACAATATTACTGCACTTAATTTCAGATACTAGTCCATCTTTTGAAGAGACTATGTCCATCTCATCATCAGCATGTTTAACAAGACGAGTTTGCAGTTCAACTGTGCTACTGAATGGTGCAACAACAGAGGCATTGGCATCGGGAGCTTCAGATAATCCAACCCCAGATTCAATCCTTGCCTTGACTTCCACTGTATCAGACGCAAGGACTTTTGGAGCATTATGATGTTGGGCTTGATCACAAATCTGTAAGGATTTGACCACTGGCCCGAGTTTGATCGAAGCAATTGGGTTTAACAATTCATATGGTGCTGAAGACTCTTGGAACATCAGCCTTGCTTTTAATTGCTTGACCTCAAGATCCTTGAGACGTATTTCTTGCTGCCTATTCAATTCTTCAGTTCTTTTCATGTAAGCACTTTTGGAAGCCTGAAGCTTTCCATCTTTAGTCAAATCATCGGGAGAACATGATCGAATAGCTTCCCACTCTATCTGGTGCCTTCTCTGAATTTCAGCATTTTCATTCTCAAtatctttttttaactttatcctCTCTTCCCTTTGCATCAGAAGTAGCTTGTTCCACTGGCTTTTACGTTTCTGAAcggttttaatatttatagaattatcAACTTTTACCAATTCATCCTCAGGTGTCACTTCAATATATGAATAAACCCCACTTGACGATTCAGAAGCCTTTGCACAGCCAGCAACATTAGAGTTTCCTTTGAGCGATAAAAAACTTTCCTTCAGATCCCAAAGCCTTGAATTGATTTCctctacaatttcttttttgCAGTCAAAATTCAAATGCTGCTTTGCAAGCAAAAGGGAAGCTTCAAAGTTGAGTTTGTGATTTAGCAAAGCAGCAATTGTCAAACactgaaattttaaaagtacaCAGAAAAGCTTGTCAATTGTACATATTAACCAAGTGAACAACACAGTTAATTCAGCATTTGGAAACCCTAAGAATTGAATTTTCTACACTTAATTTAAGAGGTTGTTAAGATTGAAGATTGAACCTAGCCTCATTTTACCAGCTGATGATGCTACTCAGATATCAGAATCTTAACTAAGAAAATACCAACAGGCTTGAAGTTGACCAGTTAGATCAAGTACAGACTAAAAAATTTCTGTAAGAAAATATACTGACCAGAGATAGCTGAAAAGCCTGTAATATTGGCAATGGTTCTGTAAAGATGTGGTAATTGTTCATAGTATATTCAAGACAATTTTGAACCATACTTTTGACATTATCCTGCATGAAAGAAAGATgtcaaaaaacaacaaaaatcaaactGATACTAGAAGCCAGATTGAAGTATAGTAAATAAACTATCATGAAACTTGTATGGCGTACAGTCTTAAAAACCATTCCCAGGGGATGCAATGCAGGGTTGGATTAGAAGACTTCAAAGCTATATAATTAATAAGTCAAAGTCAgagacaataaaatatattatgaaaaaataaatacatgttCCTAGAATCTAACCTATATATGGCTATTTGAATCTGTTCAGTAACTCCCATTTCCCAAATACTACAATGTAATGCACCTCCAACACATTTCCATACtccaataaaatcaaacaaaatcaacaacaaaCCCTTGGGAAACCAGAAGAATGGCATCATGTCAGAGAAATGTTCTTATTGATTATTTCCCCCCTTGctatgttataattatatactGATTCTTGTTTTCTAAATGGATCTTCATGGTAGCTGTCAgtctaaaacaaataatataggCCTACACCTATAGTTGGATCCCAAAATTATTGGCCTGATCACATGGCAACCATTTCTGACCCGTTAACATCCTTTTAGTTACACTCTTAGCAATACATCCTGTTAAATTTCTAAATGTAATGTTACATTATCAACCAAAATCCCATATTACATGTCAACAGGTTCTTCAACATAACCTGGATCTACCCTTTTAAACCTCGATTTCACATTTCCAACACCTATGTCATTCCACATCACTGTAAGACAGCCTACAAAAGATTCACACTACAGCCTTTGCAAACTTTATGACAGGATTAGTAATTTATCTGAACATCCAGAACTTAATGAGAGGATAGCATCAAATCAAAAAAATTATGACGGCATAAATCAATATTACTAAACAGCACATTTTTTATACAGTCTTATAAATGCatttcatcaataaaaaaactGGTAAATAAATTGCAATACTATCAACAAAGCAGGACAAACAAATGGCAAGTAAAACATGACAAAGAGAAACCAAGAGCATACAGGGAGATGCAGAATTTCACAAAGATTTGCTATCTCTGGCTTCAGTAAAAGATGTAAGCTCCTCTGCTGTTTCCTTATTTTGTAAGTTTCAGCAGTGTTCATTTGAGGTCTCTCCGAGTCTGACATTTGATCACACAAACAAATGATAAGAACTAAGAACTGCAATTCACATGGAATAAATTACCAAACAGTGTTGTCGTCGGGACAAAGGACAGTTGAGGGGGCATGCCCAAAAATCGTCACTCTGAGACCTCTAAGATAATGTGAGTGCCTTTTGACAGTAAGGAAAACATGTTTTGTGCATAGGGTGTGGGAATCTAGCAAATTATTTCTAGGGCTGTGACAGAAAAATAATAAGGAAAAGCAAGTTAACTCAAATCTTAAAAGTTGGGGATCGAGCAAACCAGAGCTGTAGTAGCAGGAGTTTGGCTGGTAATAAAGAGATTTGTACATATATCATTCAgtttaaagatgaaaaaaagaaaagtgcaGAATGTATCTAGGCTATGATCAGTGGAAACCCATAGAAAAGATCAGAATCTTCACCAAAGATAGGAAAAGCCACCTGTATTACTCCTTTGGCTCCGTCTGAACTCCACAAACACCCCCCTCCAAACTCAAATGGCCAGGGCAATGCCAGAGATTCAAACTAACTGTGGACGACCTATCATTTTGTCATGCCTAGATGCAAGAACATTCAATGCacaaaaaggagaagagaaaaggCCTCATTTTGGATGAAAGTTTATGATACAACTGAGGCGGTTAAGCTCCTCAGGTGATAAGGAGCTATCCAAGGAACTGGCCTAGTCTCTTTATATCTCCAGGTAAACCAAGAAATACTGTTACAAACACAAGCAGTTGAGCtaaagaagaattaaaagacATTATCCACAGGAGCTACAGAATTTCCAGTAAAAAATACCAGACAATGTCAAGCTCCGATGAGAAACTTCAACAACTGCAACAATTCTAGCTGTGTGAATGAAATGTTGAAAACAGCTTTTTAGCTGTCCTTAGTGTGGATACTAAGAAGTTAGTTGTGACAGCTGTAGATAGACAGCTTTCACTAATTGTTTATGTTGCTAACTCAGCACTCTAAGAGTAGTTATATTATATCAAATGTAACAGATAGATTCAACACAGTCATCCAAATAACATTTTTCTCtaagaaatttcaattttctcttttttctctcttaactCTTGTTATTTATCCATGCCATTGAACTGTGAAGACTCATAACAAACTGAAACTTAATAACGATGGGAACAACTAACCTTTCTTGTTCCTAGTGGATATCTTTGAAGGGGACTGGTCAACATTATCAGTCGATTTCCTCTGATCCTTTTTCACATCTGCTAAGGAGATCTGCCTAAAAAAATCAACTCAAACACACTTAGGAGATAACAATATAAGCTTATCCCTTGTCCGATGCATGTCAACTTTTATTATTACCCAAGGTATCTGAGGTGTGAAAGGGATGGGATCCGTTTCccataaacaataattttcacAGACAAACTAAAATTTAGGTTGTTATAATGGTCAGGTTTCTTAACAATGTGtagaaaaatccaatttgatACCTCACATCTTCCTagacataaaacaaaaaatgtattTGTATTATACATAGAAAGATATCTtctaagagagaaaaaaaggaaactaTGTGAAAGCTAAACataataaaagcaataaaacatGCCAAGTAGCCTGAGCATTGAATggattaaaattcttatttcaCATTAATTCAAGAATAGGATTGATTAATTCCCTAGCATTTGCTAAAAAATAAAGTACCTTATCCTTTTGGAACATGACCCACTGGTCTCCACAACATTGCTGCATATCCTTGACGGGCGAGTATCCTCAAACAAGTTGCTGTTATTGTCATTGTCCACCAACAAAGTAGAAGCATCTGAATGCATGGCCAccattgttttttttctcttagaaGATATTGATTTTTCATCCTTATCAAGCTCAATACGTTCCCtaatcaaattttcatttgatatgAAATCCCTTGACCCTAAACTTTGTGATCTCTCCTCTTTGCATGAATCAAACCGAACCTTTTCAGGTAACCCACTGGGCTCACAACTTGCAGTATTAGACGGTACCAATGGATTTACAGTCACATCATAATCTGACAGTTCTTTCACTGGCTCACTCAACTTAGGCTCAGCTCTCATCTCTTTACCGGTGGCATCTTCAGGCAGCTCAATATCCATATCGTCATTGGCAGAATCTAAATAGTTCCCTTTAAGACAGCCATCAGTCTTGCTCCCACCCTCGTCATCACCTTCTTCAGTTGACCTATCCATCCCATTTGTCTTCACATGGCAATCTGCAagtcaaaaattaaaatgttaacaaaaaaaaaaaaaaaagagcatacTAACTAACGCTAGCACACCTCAGTCAGCCACATTTTCAATTATCCAAACTATAATAACCATCTAAGTCCCATCTTCATCTATATAGGCACCACAGCCATGGCGAACTGAGTGAGTATGAAAGAGAAGAAACTGCATGTGATTGATAGTTTTTTAGACAGAAAATTCAGTGGGAGGGAATTATGccattgataattgattgaaactGGTAAAATCCAATAACAAAACCCCCCTAACTCTtcatttttaagtataaattaaaattgtaaccTGTAAAATCCAATAATAGAACTCCACCTAGCTCTATTATTGTAACTGATCAAGATACTCACGCTCAGTCACTCTCCTAGTTCTGGGTCTCGAAGAAGCTTCCATGCCTCGTTCCTCATCCATGCCTCGTTCCTCATCTCCATCGTCCCGATCCTTGCTGGCTTCAAACAACAACCGCTTCCCAGTGCAATGCTTCTTCTGCTGCTTTTCCGAACCCGAACTTCTGGAAGCAGAAGGATCCGAAGGAGAAGCGCTCCTCGTTCTCTCGGATCTCCTCAACGGATTCAGTGTCTTCAACTTCCTCTTCGGATCCATTATGCCCCCGGACGACGGTGGAGACCTTTTCTCAAGCCGCTCCGACTTGCGATTTGGAGAGG comes from the Vigna radiata var. radiata cultivar VC1973A chromosome 2, Vradiata_ver6, whole genome shotgun sequence genome and includes:
- the LOC106756084 gene encoding helicase protein MOM1 isoform X2, with the translated sequence MDRSTEEGDDEGGSKTDGCLKGNYLDSANDDMDIELPEDATGKEMRAEPKLSEPVKELSDYDVTVNPLVPSNTASCEPSGLPEKVRFDSCKEERSQSLGSRDFISNENLIRERIELDKDEKSISSKRKKTMVAMHSDASTLLVDNDNNSNLFEDTRPSRICSNVVETSGSCSKRIRQISLADVKKDQRKSTDNVDQSPSKISTRNKKDSERPQMNTAETYKIRKQQRSLHLLLKPEIANLCEILHLPDNVKSMVQNCLEYTMNNYHIFTEPLPILQAFQLSLCLTIAALLNHKLNFEASLLLAKQHLNFDCKKEIVEEINSRLWDLKESFLSLKGNSNVAGCAKASESSSGVYSYIEVTPEDELVKVDNSINIKTVQKRKSQWNKLLLMQREERIKLKKDIENENAEIQRRHQIEWEAIRSCSPDDLTKDGKLQASKSAYMKRTEELNRQQEIRLKDLEVKQLKARLMFQESSAPYELLNPIASIKLGPVVKSLQICDQAQHHNAPKVLASDTVEVKARIESGVGLSEAPDANASVVAPFSSTVELQTRLVKHADDEMDIVSSKDGLVSEIKCSNIVENVYESHGNVISKHSKSREQRSDRAIRVPEREEYVNFNHESHNDSRQDAVIQVLASYNEDICHGETLDVLSAEVAPSVCNTSSSENDLVEIPSSRQRELNGTIQIKPVCGSSIEVDGNGSNDGAKNMALLNSQSSEEHIPSVNTMCTPYCENTAQIHDADNNYGSKNADIMNSSLCDERISSWNSKSPQDCVHNENGKHTLDCENFSLDGGGSDNFILNSPLVDERNADRTIILHRDAHVGIHEAVNLTSSTEQISGAVNDSVFDSVLPKPYGEDSSSNNSSDANSILSNQTSIEKQNLDGVSSSIPIRQIPVGVPETNERAIVNVLDEEEASWMPDAVNYPDNVIPHNSSSMDQLVNGDPVFDGSLSSKTCTTSPSNNKNLPDEHVSVLMPENSLGEVEFQLTNNVDRSATLDQQEGVCTTMTENSSYQETPVSRPVDVMESLEQVPSLSFVESPPDLDTSRETRNYVVSTVVDVVQANQSINDSLVMEPPQEGQFPSVGFFSSNWDLSNLPLVTRTEDQPHNEDDLIGHVPGTLIEIQNQTRVQHPSNSDQQEGVCRTMNGNSLSQETPVSLSVDDLMEPLEEVQPLSSLESQPDQNTTIEMQNSLVSSSVDTVPANVSTDNSLVREPPEKEGQLPSANVLSSNDGDLSILPTVTGTENQPSIEKDFPNHIPETSIEIQDHDVVQCASNVELDPASNTNLVSQELAGVRQQSSNTRNQSTLTEINNHPIQPASQSDSRIIQRLALDPFNCEMTRLHQLAEDNKKDFEERKLKLRQDFEKELEELYKKFDIKHKENEAEVQKVRKDLDKQHSIVNVNMKLAEACRVKSMDFTLPGAPNMHKDASSVQQLFQVASPQNATAFNVVVGPSSREYSAASLQSSYATTTSQTTVPPIQATYSTPGTFSVTSSRLPRINPLSSLLGNVQTGGEIRAPAPHLHPYRTPTSVPASTFCTVLRGRSSQPAPGNIPVTSPPFSYQTPWPALATLPSVLHGGLWPPTLPAINPHTDPNSQHGIYWPNVRPHMPDLPTMNLSKCDKSSTTPATSAHPATSSDVVCLSDDE
- the LOC106756084 gene encoding helicase protein MOM1 isoform X1, with protein sequence MADDTDFCCVREKRLVTRSSTETLSKKVAASTSASPNRKSERLEKRSPPSSGGIMDPKRKLKTLNPLRRSERTRSASPSDPSASRSSGSEKQQKKHCTGKRLLFEASKDRDDGDEERGMDEERGMEASSRPRTRRVTEHCHVKTNGMDRSTEEGDDEGGSKTDGCLKGNYLDSANDDMDIELPEDATGKEMRAEPKLSEPVKELSDYDVTVNPLVPSNTASCEPSGLPEKVRFDSCKEERSQSLGSRDFISNENLIRERIELDKDEKSISSKRKKTMVAMHSDASTLLVDNDNNSNLFEDTRPSRICSNVVETSGSCSKRIRQISLADVKKDQRKSTDNVDQSPSKISTRNKKDSERPQMNTAETYKIRKQQRSLHLLLKPEIANLCEILHLPDNVKSMVQNCLEYTMNNYHIFTEPLPILQAFQLSLCLTIAALLNHKLNFEASLLLAKQHLNFDCKKEIVEEINSRLWDLKESFLSLKGNSNVAGCAKASESSSGVYSYIEVTPEDELVKVDNSINIKTVQKRKSQWNKLLLMQREERIKLKKDIENENAEIQRRHQIEWEAIRSCSPDDLTKDGKLQASKSAYMKRTEELNRQQEIRLKDLEVKQLKARLMFQESSAPYELLNPIASIKLGPVVKSLQICDQAQHHNAPKVLASDTVEVKARIESGVGLSEAPDANASVVAPFSSTVELQTRLVKHADDEMDIVSSKDGLVSEIKCSNIVENVYESHGNVISKHSKSREQRSDRAIRVPEREEYVNFNHESHNDSRQDAVIQVLASYNEDICHGETLDVLSAEVAPSVCNTSSSENDLVEIPSSRQRELNGTIQIKPVCGSSIEVDGNGSNDGAKNMALLNSQSSEEHIPSVNTMCTPYCENTAQIHDADNNYGSKNADIMNSSLCDERISSWNSKSPQDCVHNENGKHTLDCENFSLDGGGSDNFILNSPLVDERNADRTIILHRDAHVGIHEAVNLTSSTEQISGAVNDSVFDSVLPKPYGEDSSSNNSSDANSILSNQTSIEKQNLDGVSSSIPIRQIPVGVPETNERAIVNVLDEEEASWMPDAVNYPDNVIPHNSSSMDQLVNGDPVFDGSLSSKTCTTSPSNNKNLPDEHVSVLMPENSLGEVEFQLTNNVDRSATLDQQEGVCTTMTENSSYQETPVSRPVDVMESLEQVPSLSFVESPPDLDTSRETRNYVVSTVVDVVQANQSINDSLVMEPPQEGQFPSVGFFSSNWDLSNLPLVTRTEDQPHNEDDLIGHVPGTLIEIQNQTRVQHPSNSDQQEGVCRTMNGNSLSQETPVSLSVDDLMEPLEEVQPLSSLESQPDQNTTIEMQNSLVSSSVDTVPANVSTDNSLVREPPEKEGQLPSANVLSSNDGDLSILPTVTGTENQPSIEKDFPNHIPETSIEIQDHDVVQCASNVELDPASNTNLVSQELAGVRQQSSNTRNQSTLTEINNHPIQPASQSDSRIIQRLALDPFNCEMTRLHQLAEDNKKDFEERKLKLRQDFEKELEELYKKFDIKHKENEAEVQKVRKDLDKQHSIVNVNMKLAEACRVKSMDFTLPGAPNMHKDASSVQQLFQVASPQNATAFNVVVGPSSREYSAASLQSSYATTTSQTTVPPIQATYSTPGTFSVTSSRLPRINPLSSLLGNVQTGGEIRAPAPHLHPYRTPTSVPASTFCTVLRGRSSQPAPGNIPVTSPPFSYQTPWPALATLPSVLHGGLWPPTLPAINPHTDPNSQHGIYWPNVRPHMPDLPTMNLSKCDKSSTTPATSAHPATSSDVVCLSDDE